Proteins encoded within one genomic window of Gallus gallus isolate bGalGal1 chromosome 1, bGalGal1.mat.broiler.GRCg7b, whole genome shotgun sequence:
- the GPR15 gene encoding G-protein coupled receptor 15, producing the protein MRTAGPEMDLIKLSPMTTVTFNYDDYYEDSCQYEQLQHMTAFLPVLYAAVFLVGILGNSILIVALVFKRRVQRLIDIFIINLAASDFIFLITLPFWVDKEASDGIWRVGSFLCKASSYIISVNMYCSILLLTCMSADRYLAIMYPSIARKVRTRSYSSGLCFCVWLLSCCLGMPTLLSRELTERYGKMYCTDKAMTESKQITSLMILILAFFFPLLSILTFYCSITRRLCVHYQRSGKHDKKLRKSIKIVFIVVAAFVISWVPFNLFKLMAILLGLQKLPDCFLGMVAQVGMTVSSPFAFANSCANPFIYYCFDNYIRRAMLRCLCPWVKASSGSTISDTMDTRLSHSLSNFITGDYTARKRKRSVSL; encoded by the coding sequence ATGAGGACAGCTGGGCCAGAAATGGATCTCATTAAGCTTTCGCCTATGACTACAGTCACTTTCAACTATGATGACTACTACGAAGACAGCTGCCAGTATGAGCAGCTACAACATATGACTGCTTTCCTCCCTGTCCTGTATGCTGCCGTGTTCTTGGTGGGCATTCTCGGGAACTCCATCCTGATCGTAGCCTTAGTCTTCAAGCGACGGGTCCAGAGGCTGATTGATATCTTCATCATCAACCTCGCTGCTTCAGACTTCATCTTCCTCATCACGCTGCCATTCTGGGTGGACAAGGAGGCATCAGATGGGATATGGAGGGTAGGATCTTTCCTCTGTAAAGCTAGTTCTTACATCATCTCAGTCAACATGTATTgcagcatcctcctcctcacctgtatGAGCGCAGACCGGTACCTTGCCATCATGTACCCCTCCATTGCTAGAAAGGTCCGAACCAGATCCTATTCCAGTGGACTTTGCTTCTGCGTCTGGTTGTTATCCTGCTGCTTAGGGATGCCAACCCTTTTGTCCAGAGAACTGACAGAGCGCTACGGCAAGATGTACTGCACAGACAAAGCCATGACAGAATCCAAACAGATCACATCACTGATGATTTTAATCCTGGCCTTCTTCTTCCCGCTGTTGAGCATCCTGACCTTTTACTGCTCCATCACAAGAAGACTCTGTGTGCATTACCAGAGATCTGGGAAACACGataagaaactgagaaaatcTATCAAGATTGTCTTCATTGTGGTGGCTGCTTTTGTCATCTCTTGGGTCCCCTTCAACCTCTTCAAGCTTATGGCAATCCTGTTGGGACTGCAGAAGCTGCCTGACTGTTTCCTTGGCATGGTTGCCCAGGTGGGCATGACGGTGAGCAGCCCCTTTGCCTTTGCCAACAGCTGTGCCAACCCTTTCATTTACTACTGCTTTGACAACTACATCCGCAGAGCCATGCTCAGGTGCCTGTGTCCGTGGGTGAAAGCCAGCAGCGGCAGCACCATCTCTGACACCATGGACACCCGCCTGAGCCACTCCTTATCCAATTTCATCACAGGGGATTACACTGCAAGGAAGAGGAAGCGCTCGGTGTCCCTCTAA
- the APOV1 gene encoding apovitellenin-1 precursor, whose protein sequence is MVQYRALVIAVILLLSTTVPEVHSKSIIDRERRDWLVIPDAAAAYIYEAVNKVSPRAGQFLLDVSQTTVVSGIRNFLINETARLTKLAEQLMEKIKNLCYTKVLGY, encoded by the exons ATGGTGCAATACAGGGCATTGGTGATAGCTGTGATTCTGCTCCTTAGCACCACTGTCCCTG AAGTGCACTCAAAGTCCATCATTGACAGAGAACGTCGTGACTGGCTGGTCATCCCTGATGCAGCTGCAGCTTACATCTACGAAGCTGTGAACAAGGTGTCCCCTAGAGCTGGTCAGTTCTTGCTGGATGTTTCCCAGACTACAGTAGTTTCTGGGATCAG GAACTTCCTCATCAATGAAACGGCTAGACTCACTAAACTGGCGGAACagctgatggaaaaaataaagaacctGTGTTACACAAAAGTGCTAGGCTACTAG